In the Salmo trutta chromosome 13, fSalTru1.1, whole genome shotgun sequence genome, AGTCCACGACCTTTTTCGATCACTTGTAAATGAGATCTCAGCAATTGTAAATCCCTAACCTCATAAAATGGTGTTCCTGAGAAGATTCTCTATAACATTGAGTACAAAGTATAATACCAAAACCAGTTTCATTTTGACCCTTAACACCCTAGTTACATGACTCACCTGAGACAATGACCCTGTACTCTGAGCGTCTGGATGGCGGCCCGTATCtgcctctaggggcgccaccaacccccccaccaccaccaccaccaccaccaaagcCGCCTCTCCCCCCACCCCTGCCGCTCCGAGGGAATTCAACTCGCAGCCGATAACCGTCGTAGTCATAGCCGTCTCGTCCGTACACTGCATCGTCTGCGTCCCTGAAAAAGTGATCATAGAAAAGTCTTATTAAACAATCGTCCACACAGCACTCTGCGGTGTGCCTCATTAGCATAATATATGTTAACAATAGTTAACCGGCCCAACTTAACTCCACGATTTACGATGATAAATCGTGGGGTTTAGTCGGTTAGCCAAACAAAGACACCTTCACAACATGTAAATGCAGAAACGGAAGCAACTTGCTATCAGGCCAATTGATGTTACTGTACATTCCTAAAACGAAAATAGATAGTTACGTTAGATACATGTGCAGAGAAGATTCACGATCTCGCATGAGCagatagctaactaacgttagagCAGTGCACGAGTTGCTAACAAGCTAGCCTTTAACGTTAGCTACCTGGGATCTTCAAATTCGATGAAGGCAAAGGGAGGTCCCCCTCTCCGATTTTTCAAATCGATGTCTCGAATAGCTCCGTATTTGTAGAACACGTCCTCGACATCTTTAGTGCGAATATCAGGGGGTAGATTTCCGACATAAATTCGACAATCGTTATTTCCTGCTGGGCCTCGCACGACGCCTCCCGACATAGTAGCTAgcacgctaacgttagctagtttatTTTAGCGGTAGGTTGAAATAAAAAGCGATTTCGCAAGACGGTATTCAAGTATATCACCGCCGATTAGAAATTCATTTGAGTATAGTACACAAACACTGCTGAAAACAACACGAAATAAGGTAACACTCGCGCTTAAAGTTGTGTACTAGATAGCTACCCTTCTCCCCGTTCAGAATCGCGCTTCTCCGCGAGGGCATTCATGAGTACCGGAAATGTGCTCAGTAGATTACTAGAAATGGCTACGTCCGCCAAATAAAATAGTCCACGATAGTAcaatctgtaaaagagacctgggTCTAAGTATGCCTCTCTCATAGAATACATGTCAAATAAGTAAACACAGGTGTGAAATATTGGTATGATTACGCGAATAATTTCAGGTGAGCAGATTCTTAGATTATTATTGTTTGGCCATTTTCATCTTGCAATTTTAAATCGCCATTATTTATCAGTTGGCCTTATGAGTAGTGTCCAGCAACCTATTATTATAGGTAGACGGCCTACACCAATAATAGTGATTTCACAAGTGAGTGTGCATCTCAAGTATACAGACACTACATTGATTATGAATTAGGACCTTGGAGCCTAATATACTGTAtcaacaacctctacctcaacgtgatcaagacaaaggacatgatcgtggactacaggaaaaggagggccgagcatgctCCCATTGTCATCGatgggggctgtagtggagcagattgagagcttcaaggttcttggtgtccacatcacctactatcatggtccaaacataccaagacagtcgtgaagagggcacgacaacgcctattccccctaaggagactgaaaagatttggcatgggtcctcagatcctcaaaaagttctacagctgcaccatcgagagcattcggactggttgcatcaccgcctggtatggcaactgctcgcaTTCCGACCGCAAggggctacagagggtagtacataCGGGCCAttacatcactggtgccaagcttcctgccatccaggacatctataccaggcagtgtcagaggaaggccataaaaattcccaaagactccagccaccctagccatatactgttctctctgctaccgcacggcaagcggtactggagtgccaagtctaggtccaaaaggcttcttaacagcttctacccccaaactataagactgctgaacagctaatcaaatggctacccggactatttgcattgacccccctcccttttttacaccgctgctactcactgtttattatctatgcatagtcactttacccctacctactgtacatgtacatattaccttaattacctcgactaacctgtacctccccacattgacttggtaccggtaccccctgtatatagcctcgttattgttattttattgttgctctttatttttttactttagtttatttagtaaacattttcttaactcttatttttcttaaaattgcattgttggttatgggcttgtaagtaagcatttcacagtaagggcTACACCGAAAAcgtggatgccgattatggcagccccccgcacttctctgattcagagggcttgggttaaatgcagaagacacatttcagttgaaggcattcagttgtacaactgactatatatccccctttcccttacctgttgtatttgtcgcacgtgacaaatacaatttgatttgatttgatcatcaaCTACAATCTTTGGGCCAGTAGATGGTGCCATGGACCAACGTATAGGAAAGCAAATCAGATGACAAGCTACAAATAGCCTACTAGTTTATGGGTGAGGATAAATTAACTAAGAATATTTTCcagatacactaccgttcaaaagtttggggtgtagacattgttaatgttgtaaatgggcagagttgcaaagaaaaagccatatctcagactggccaataaaaataaaagattaagatgagcaaaagaacacagacactggacagaggaactctgcctagaaggccagcatcccggagtcgcctctacACTGTTGAATgtttagactggtgttttgcagatactatttaatgaagctgcgagttgaggacttatgaggcgtctgtttctcaaactagacactcgaatgtacttgtcctcctgctcagttgtgcaccggggcctcccactctgtctattctggttagagccagtttgcgctgttctgtgaagggagtagtacacagcattgtacgagatcttcagtttgttggcaatttctcacatggaatagccttcatttctcagaacaagaatagactgacgagtttcagaagaaagttatttgtttctggccattttgagcctgtgatcgaacccagaaatgctgatgctccagatactcaactagtctaaagaaggccagttttattgcttctttaatcagaacgaaCCATTTTCAGGCGTGCTAACATAATAGCAAAAGGGttctctaatgatcaattaggcgtttaaaatgataaacttgcattagctaacacaacgtgccattggaacacaggagtgatggttgctgataatgggcctctgtacgcctatatagatattccataaaaagtcagccgtttccagctacaatagtcatttacaacattaacaatgtctacactgtttttctgaacaattttatgttattttaatggacaaaaaactagcttttctttaaaaaacaaggacatttctaagtgaccccaaacttttgaatggtagtgtaagtATTCTGTTAAAGTCAAGAACTGGATAACATTCTCAGAGTTTAACCCTACGGGAGAAAATAATCTAAAAATAGTGCAATGTGTAGGTAGGCCTACTCTTTGGTGCAGttacaacaaaacacaaaattatGACTAGGCCTAATCTCTCCTGGACAGACTATGGAGCATGAGCATCTGACCAAATTACGGGATATTTTAGTTATGGTGTATCCAAGATTAATTATGAGAAATAAAAACAGAATTCTCAGATTGTTTCAACTGAACTTAATTTATTGTTATTATGATTTACTTTTGCATGACAGTATTTGATACATCACTTGCATAGAGAACAATACTTAGCTaaatcacaaaaataaaatgttacacCTAACATTATTTACTGTAAGTCCAGCTGTCCATTAGTTAATCCAAAACGAGAAGTCTTTGGAACTTTGTGCCACTATGAAAGAAGAACACCCAATTTCTACAAACTAGTGTATTCACACAACTATTTTGTTTAGACACACATCTCTAATACGAATCCTGAATGTGGAATGGCAGTATGGTTTCTTAAAAAAACCTAGAGTTCTCCATTCCCATCACACACAATGGGCCTACACCATGCACCCTATCTGACGCTTATCCGAGTATGCAGCAGTTTGGAAGGTGTCTTTACATGGCAAAAGATCATTCTGAATCTCATCAAAATATGGAATGAAACAACCAAAACATCAATTAAGTTTCATTTTGCTACTACCACAAGAACATGTTGTCATCTCAAAGGTTACAATAATATTGTTGAACGTGTCTAATCAAAGGCCGTCCTTCAATGACTCGTTTTATTAGACCCTTATATCTAGTGTGTCCACCAATGTGCAACATTTTTGAATTACCAGTGTGTACATTCAAATAACTATAATATAACTCTTAGAATACAGATTGTTGACAGCATATGCCTGCGATTGGCCGTTGGTGTGGCAGTGACAGCGGACTATGCTATTGGTTGGCCAAAGCTGGAATGTGAGGCATCACTTGCTCATTAGTATGCATGATTGGCCACATAGATCTGGTCGGATTCACTGTCCCCGCCACCAGTGTACTTCCCCTGACAGGCCAGGCCATTCACCTGATAGTAAGAGAAAGGGGATGGGGGTATGAGGGGCAAACACACAAAAACTGTTAGGAGCAAACTCACTTCATGTCAACTGAAAACATAGATCACTTCCTCAAATGACCGTTCCACATTTGCAAAATTGTGAAATGTTCTTAATAGCAGTGTCcagatttattaaaaaaaatattcagaaGAAATATGTTCCTCAACAATGCTAAGTGCTAAAAGACGAAAGTCAGGTTGATCAAGAGTCTGAAAACAAAGTGATCTACATGCCTCTGCTCTCTTGATAAACTGCTCAGTTGCAGCACTCTCATTCTCTTTATGTCCACGCCAGGTCTTGAGTGCGGACACCTGCAGGGCTCGGCCGTACGAGAAGGTGAGGGTCCAGGGCTTCACCAGGGAGCAGTTGTTGATGGCATTCAGGTGGACAGAGGCCTCCTCTTCACTCTGACCCCCAGAGAGGAACGTCACTCCTGCACACACAGAAAACAAATAGAGTGAAAGTCAATGGATTTCTATCAGCACCATAAGTGCTTTACAAACTGCCAATAAATTAACCTATGTTCAATATGCCAAATCACTGGTATAGTGACTGAATCTGACACTAGTACTGTATATACCCTCTTTCTGAACTTCTCTGAGAGGCCAATGGCCTATGACCTTACCCGTGACAGCAGGAGGGACGGTGCGGCGCAAGGCAGTGACTGTTGCCATGGCGACCTCCTCTGCGCTGTATTTGGTGGGGCAGCTGTGGCCAGGAGTGGCCATATTAGGTTTGAGCAGAGTGCCCTCCAGGTACACATGATGGTCAGACATGGCCTTGTACAATGCAGCTAGCACCTGCACAACATGGAACACATGGAACATGATAAACTGGCAATGTTAGAAATACATATTACACACTAACAGGTTAAGAGTTGGGGTAAGGTCCCACCTTCTCTGTGACATACTGACAACGCCTCAGATCATGATCTCCATCAGGCAAAATCTCTGGCTCCACAATAGGCACAATCCCATGCTGGGTGACAGAAAAAGGACATAATTAGCATCA is a window encoding:
- the LOC115206341 gene encoding fructose-bisphosphate aldolase C, yielding MTHQFPALSSGQKRELQEIALHIVTPGKGILAADESVGSMAKRLNQIGVENTEENRRQYRQILFSADDRINSCIGGVIFFHETLYQHADDGTPFVKMIKDRGISVGIKVDKGVVPLAGTNGESTTQGLDGLSERCAQYKKDGANFAKWRCVFKISETTPSKLSIEENANVLARYSSICQQHGIVPIVEPEILPDGDHDLRRCQYVTEKVLAALYKAMSDHHVYLEGTLLKPNMATPGHSCPTKYSAEEVAMATVTALRRTVPPAVTGVTFLSGGQSEEEASVHLNAINNCSLVKPWTLTFSYGRALQVSALKTWRGHKENESAATEQFIKRAEVNGLACQGKYTGGGDSESDQIYVANHAY
- the LOC115206340 gene encoding serine/arginine-rich splicing factor 1B, which produces MSGGVVRGPAGNNDCRIYVGNLPPDIRTKDVEDVFYKYGAIRDIDLKNRRGGPPFAFIEFEDPRDADDAVYGRDGYDYDGYRLRVEFPRSGRGGGRGGFGGGGGGGGGVGGAPRGRYGPPSRRSEYRVIVSGLPQSGSWQDLKDHMREAGDVCYADVFRDGTGVVEFVRKEDMTYAVRKLDNTKFRSHEGETAYVRVKVDGPRSPSYGRSRSRSRSRSRSRSAASRSRSNSRGGGARGGRGSPRYSPRHSRSRSRS